The stretch of DNA CCCTCGACCTTCAAAATCTGGTTCATGTGTCTATAGCCTCGAAGAATCCTTCAGCGCCCCTTGCAAGCTTTAGTATTAATGCGGTTGTGGGGCAAGTGTATCCTTTAGGGTTGGTTTTCGCGGCGTTCTTGCTCCGCGCGGCGGATATCGAGGCGGCGCTCGGCGCTTTCACGGCGGTCACGGCCTGAGCGTTGCTCGGGCTCGTGAGCCGCATAGGTTTTGCGTCTTACTTCGGTCACGCGGCGCCCTTCTAAATGGCGGCGTTCTTCTTCTTCCCGGCGACTTTGGTGGCGTTGGTCGTGTGCTGTATCGGCCATGATCTACCCGTTTTATGGTGTTGGGGGACTTGAATTGTACGACTTTTTAACAAACGGGGTAATCCGTCAAATGGATGAGGGCAGAGCGGCTGATTTTTCTGGTGTTTTTGCGGGAATTGCCTATGTTCGCCCCAACTCAACTGAACGATTTCGAGACACCATGAATCATCTCGTCAATTCCATCGAAAATCGGCGTACGTTCGCCATCATCGCGCACCCGGATGCGGGTAAAACAACCCTGACCGAAAAGCTGCTGCTGTTCGGCGGTGCCATTCAGATGGCCGGTGCGGTGAAAGCGCGCGGCGACGCACGGCGTGCGCGGTCCGACTGGATGAAGGTGGAGCAAGAACGCGGCATCTCGGTGGCGTCGTCCGTCATGACGTTTGATTATGGGGAGCAGACGTTCAACCTGCTCGACACCCCAGGCCACGAAGATTTTTCCGAAGACACGTATCGCACCCTAACTGCTGTGGACAGTGCGGTGATGGTGATTGATGGTGCCAAGGGTGTGGAAAGCCAGACCAAGAAGCTGTTCGAAGTGTGCCGTCTGCGCGACATGCCCATCACCACATTCGTCAACAAGATGGACCGCGAAAGCCGCGAAACCTTCGATATCTTGGACGAAATTGAGCAGAATTTGGCCTTGGATGTGACGCCGGCGACCTTGCCCATCGGTATGGGGCGCGAATTTTTGGGCTGTTACGACTTGCTCAACGACCAGCTGATTTTGATGGAACGCTCCAAGGGTGAAACGGTGGGCGCGGGCATCAAGGTCGAAGGCCTGGATGATCCCAAGCTCGACGAGTTGCTGCCGGATCATGCTGTCACCAAGCTGCGCGAAGACGTGGAAATGGCCCGCGGTCTGTGCCCTGAATTTGATCATCAAGCGTTTTTGGACGGCACCATGACCCCGGTGTTCTTTGGCTCTGCTGTGAACAACTTCGGTGTGCGCGAACTGTTGGAAGGCTTGCAGAAAAATGCACCCAGCCCACGTCCGCAACCGAGCCTCTCGCGTATGGTGGAGCCGGACGAAAAGAAAGTCACGGGCGTGGTCTTTAAGATCCAAGCCAACATGGATCCCAAACACCGCGACCGCATTGCGTTCATGCGCATCAACTCCGGCCACTTCAAACGCGGCATGAAGTTGAAGCACATGCGCTCGGGCAAAGTGATCAACCTGCACAACCCGGTTCTGTTCTTGGCCCAAGACCGCGAAGTCGCGGAAGAAGCCGTCGCAGGCGATATTATCGGCATCCCCAACCACGGAAACTTGCGGATTGGGGACACCTTGTCAGAGTCGGAAGACATCCGCTATACCGGCGTGCCAAGCTTCGCCCCGGAACACCTGCAAAAGGCCCGTCCCGAAGACCCGCTCAAAGCCAAGCACCTGGGCAAGGCCCTGCAACAGATTGCGGAAGAGGGCGGGGCGAGTGTGTTCAAACCCATGATCGGCTCCGACTGGGTCGTGGGCGTCGTCGGCCCACTGCAATTCGAAGTCCTGGCCGACCGCATCCGTACAGAGTTTGAAGTGCCGGTGCACTTTGAACCGACGGAACTCTATACTGCACGCTGGTTGTCGGGCGACGACGCGGACATCAAAAAATTCCAAGACGCCAACCGGGGCGCCATGGGCGAAGACCACGACGGCGACCCCGTCTACATGGCCCGCAACGCCTGGCACCTGAACAAAGCGGTAGAGGATTTTCCGACGGTGGAGTTGTTGAAGACGAAAGAGCAGTCGTTGGGTTAGCTCCTAACGCCGCTCCTGCCTTCGCAGGGGTGATGGTGGTGTTCGTTAAGTTTTTGTGTCACTTGGCCTCCGGGCTTGTCGATCAATCGTGTGCTGTTTACCCTCGCCACAAACGAAAGGTGAATGAGGGCACACATGACAAAAATCGCATTTCTCGGTCTCGGCCTTATGGGGCGGGGCATGGCTTTGAATTTGATCAAGGCTGGCTACGACGTGACGGTGTGGAACCGTTCTTCCGATAAGTTGAAACCTTTGGTGGATGCTGGTGCAGAACCAGCCGAGACACCTGGCGCCTGCGCGTCTGGTGCCGACGTGATCATCACCATCGTCGGCGGAGATGAGGCATCTGAAAGCGTGTGGCTGGGCGAAGACGGAATTTTGTCGGGCGCGCTCAAACCCTCCGCCATCGCCATCGAAAGCACCACCGTGTCGCGTAATTGGATGGTAGCGTTGGGCGAGACATGTGTGAATGCTGGTTTGCGGTTTCTTGATTGTCCCGTAACAGGCGGCCCGCCGGGTGCCAACAGTGGGCAGCTCACCATGCTGGTGGGCGGGGAGGCCGACACCCTGCAAACGGCTGAGCCCGTCTTGAACGCTTACGCCAAACGGATCTATCACTTCGGCCCTGTGGGTGCGGGCACGGCGTACAAGCTTATCGTCAATACCATTGGTGCCATCCAAGCCGTTGCGGTGGCGGAGGGTATGGAGGTGGCCAAGCGCGCGGGGTTGGATCTCGACACCGTGGCTGATGCACTGGGCAACGGTTCGGTGGCAAGCCCCATGACCAGCTACATTGCGCCTCGCATGGCCCAAGACGATCACGACGACGTGCGTTTTGCCGCGCGCTGGCGGGGTAAGGATGCGGGCTATGGGGCGTATATGGCTCAGAATCTGGGGTGTGCGGCCCCAATGTTCCAGCATGCAGCCGAATGTTTCCGTGCTACCATCTCTCAAGGCATGGGCGATGCCAACGAAAGCGCGGTGATGCGTGTCGTCCAGGCATCCCAGAAGGATTGATGTGGAGACGATTGATGACAGCAATTTTAAGAGGACTTGTGCTGGCTTTGTGTTTGGTCGCTCCCGTGTCTGTTCAGGCGGAACGCGACGGCGACGCGACGGCGGCGGCGCAAGATTTCCTCGCCACCGCTGATGAATATCACCAACATGCGGCCAATGTGCGTGCGGCTCTGTCTTCACTTCCCCCTCATGCCCGCGCAGACGCCCAGCGCCTCATCGGCGTTTTGCAGCAGCTTGCCCAAGTCAAAGAACAGATGGCCGACGCCATCGTCGCACACGGCTGGGATAAGCAGCTGGAGCGGCGCTATGATCAACTCAAAGAACAAGAGCAACGCCTGTGGCAGGCCGTCGAAGCGGCGAAGTAACGCCCCTTAGTGGGCGATGATGAACGCGGCGATTTTCGCTGTCACGTCCCGGTCCAAACCGCTGAAGCCGTGATAGCCCGATGCCTTGCACGGATTACCCCGGTCTTCCCCGCCCGACATGGTGATGAGTTGGACGGGGGTGGCGCGGCTCATGGCCGCTTGGATTTTGGCGGCCCCTTCGTACGGTGTGGCGTAGCAGCCATCTTTTTCATGATGCACGATCAAAACCGGATCGGTGATTTGTCCGACGTCTTGGTCCTGCACGGGCGTGCCGCCGATTTTGGTCGGTAAGGAAACGCTTGCCGTCAACACGATGCCATCCACATCCGGGATCGAAATCGCGGCGTGCGCCGCAGAGATCGAGCCCATGGATGTGCCCACGATCCACACCGGCTTGCCGTTCGTTTTGGCTTTCAGGTGTTTGACCAGGACGGCGATGTCCTCGGCGTGTTCCGGCGTGGTGCGAACATCCCCCATGATCTTGGAATGGCTCGGTGGCGGGGCAAACACGGCGGTCAGAAGTCCGGCCTTGGCGTACAGTTCGCGGTTGCGGATCAAGGCGTTGTTGGCGCCTTTGACGACCTTGGCGGTGGGTGCGCGGCCCTTGAACGTGGTGATGCCCTTGCCGCCTGGGATCAAGATAACGGCGGCGTGGATGTCCCCATCGGGCGTGACGATCAAGGTTTCTTGCTGCGTTGTGCCGCGTCCTTCCATCTTTTCGATGGTGCTGTCCAACGCCCACGCATGCGTCGGCGCAAACAAAAGACAAAGGACCAAAATGGTGGATTTCAACATTTCCACTTCCCCCAAAGCCATGAATGTTGAACAGACCATAGCAGCCCTTAATCATATGATCAATTGGAGGAGCGCATGAAAGGGGTGAGTTTCTGATTGGGTATGATAAACTGGCCTGCAAGACGTGAGTTGTCCAGCGGGGGGCGCGGTTTTGACAGAAGCATTGATGAAGCCAAACGATTTGGAATTGTTGCGGGTCAACGATCTGTTGATCGGCCTGGATGATGCGGTCTTCCATGAATTTGCGGGGCGATGTGCGTTTCGGACCATGAAAAAAGGCGACGTGTTGGCCGAGCGGGGCTCGGACCACAACGAAGTCTTTTTTGTGGTGCGCGGCGAAGTGCGCATCGTGCAAGACGACCAAGGTGTGAACGTCTTTTATTCCAAAGTTCCCGAAGGCGGCTGGTTCGGCGAAATCGCTGCCATTGATCGCAGTGGGCGCTCGGCCGACGTGTTTGCCTTGGCGGACGGTGTGGTCGCGGTGGCGGATCGGGCGTTGTTTTTGAATTTGATTTTGGAACACCGCCAAATCGCCGTTAAAATCTTGGAAAGCTTTGCCACGGTGGTGCGCTCTTCCAACCAAAAGCTTGCCGAGGTGAGTTCCTTTTCTGGTGTGCAGCGGGTCTATTTGAAGCTCTTGGACTTGGTTGACGACAAGCCGACCAAGGCGGGGACGTGGGAAATTTCCGACATGCCCAACCATGAACGGCTGTGCGCCATGGCCTCGACGTCCAAGGAAACGGTGACGCGGGCATTGTCTCAACTGTTGCAAGCCGAAGTCACCCGGCGCAGTCCTGGTAAGTTGGAAATATTGGACCTCGCGCGTCTCAAGCACATGGCAACGGAAGTTTAACGGTGGCTGTTTTTGAGACTTTTTAAGTGCAACGTCGCCGTGCGGCCATTGGCTTGCACCGCGACCAAAGCCCCGAAAAAAGCGTAATCGGTGCGCATTTCGACGATGGGGGCATCTAGATAGGCGCGTTCGATTTCCTGAAACACGCCACCTTCGAAAGAGACGATGCGCAAGACCAGCCTTGACGGGCCCGGCACCACCAATTCGGGGCTGCCGTCTTTGTAAAAATCGACAATCCCGGCCAGCTTGAGCTGGTTCGAACCGATGGCATGATTGGAAAAGCCGGAGGCGTGGGCCGTCTGAACCAGCTTGTCGCCCTGCCATTTCACAATCCGCAGCGTCCCGCCAATGTGCGGTGTTTCCACATACGCCAGCTCATTTTCGCCATCACCGTCAAAATCCCCCATACCAATGGGATTGAGCCAGCGGTTTGGCCGACCGATGTGCGGCGTTTGCGCCAAAACTTTCAAACGGTCTTCACGCACGCCGGCGATGACCAGGGCGCCGCCGCCCGATTTCGTGGACTTCACGACGATGATTTCATCTCGTCCATCGCCGTCAATGTCGGCCAAGCGTGCATGGCGGTCTTCGAACACGGCGTTTTGCGGCAAGGTGAGGGTGAGGAGCTGGCCCTTGCGGGTGACAACGGAAAGAGCCCCGGCTTCGATGGCGTCACCCAACACGCCATGGCCATAGCGTGTGGTGGGTTGCGACAGCCAAGCCTTGCGGATATCGTTTTGGCCTTCGGTGACGGTGCCGTCCGGTAGGCGGTTCTCACGCTCCATTGCCTGAGCGGCCTGAAAACTCAGGCCGAGGCTCAAGACAATAGCCGTGAGACGTCGCATAGATTTAGCCTTTGGGTTTGACCATCACGCGGTTGGTGACGTGTTTGACACCTTCGATGTCTTTGACCACGCCGACAGCTTTGGTGAGTTCGGCTGCGCTCAAGGCGCGACCAAACAAGAAGACATTGCCGTGGAGCGAACGCCAGCGGAAGTTGGTGACGTTCACGCCCTTGGCGTCCAAGAGCTGGGCGTTGATTTTGGTTTCAACGACGGTGTCGTCCACCAAACCTTCAACCATGCCTTTGTCTTGTTCGACCTTGGGGATCACCAGCATTTCGTTGTAGAGCTTCTTCACCCCTTCGACGTTGCGCGCGATGTTGGTCGCTTGGGCTTTCAGGTCCGCCGTCTCAACAATGCCCGTCAGCATGATGACTTGTTCGTAAGCGTCGATGTTGACCGACAACACGTCCGAGCCCATACCGTCAATGATCGCAGCGGTCATTTTTGTTTTGATTTCAGCATCTTTGGCGATGTCGCCGGTGCTGCGGTCTTCGACCACGGCCTCGACCGCGCCTTTGACGTAGGACAGTGGGTTAAACTCAATCGCCTGGGCCGAAGCCGCGACAGACAGGGAAGCCACAAGGGCGGTGCTCAAGATCAAAGTGCGCATGAATAAATCCTCAAAAACGAATCCCAAAAATACAGGTGTCTATAGTGTGGGGTAGGGCGGGGCTGGTTTCAATAAGGAAAGCCCTGCAAAAGAAAACCCCCGGCGGGAGGGCCGAGGGCTTCTTTGTGTGTGCAAGAGGCTTTGGGAGGAAACTTAAATCACGCCGAGCATTTCCGCGACCAAGGGGTGGCGGACTACGTCTTCGTCTTTGAGGCGCACAACACCGACGGTGTCGAGCTTTTCCAATTTGTGGGAAATGTCTGCCAGTCCGGAAATGCCGGGCAGCAGATCCGATTGGTCCGGATCACCCGTGACCACCATGGTCGAATGCCAGCCCATACGCGTCAGTAGCATCTTGATTTGTGTGTAGGTACAGTTCTGGGCTTCGTCGATAACCACAAAGGCGTTGTTGAGCGTGCGGCCGCGCATGAAACCGACCGGAGCGATTTCGATCTCGCCGTTTTTCATCATGGTCTTGAGGCTGCGCCCGCCCATGCGGTCCGTGAGGCTGTCGAACAAGGGGCGCAGATACGGGGCGATTTTGTCTTCCATTTCGCCGGGCAAGAAACCCAAACTTTCGCCGGCTTCGACGGCGGGGCGGGTGAGCACGATGCGGCCCACTTGTCCTTTTTCAAAGGCTTCAACCGCCTTGGCGATGGCAAGGTATGTTTTGCCGGTGCCTGCGGGGCCAAGCGCCATCACCAAGTTGTGTTGGTCAATGGCTTCCATCAGTTGTTTTTGGCCTTCGGATCGGGGGGAGACATTTTTGACATAGCGTTGGTCGCGCTGTTCATCGCCGTTGCCGTAGCGATCTCCATCGCCTTTTAACGGGTCCCATTTGCTGTCTTGCGGATAGAGGGCGTGGACGTCAGCACTGGCTGCTGAAGACTGATGGCGGCGTGATTTCTTACCCATGGTACTCTCCGAAAATGTGAACAAAATGTTGCAGAGTGCTCAAACGACAAACGCCCCCGAAGTGGGAGCGTTTTGTAGATGTGCTGACTGAAGAATCGGTTGCGAGGAACGCAGGAGAAAATGCCGTTGCCGTTACGCCGGGGTCGAAACGTCCCGGCGCGCCTCCAAGAGGCGGTGGGCTAGTTTCATGTCCTATTCCTAGAACGGGGCCAAGTGTATTTGGCATGGCGTTGATCTCTCCTCAAAGCGAATCGACCGATGAGCTCATTCTATCAAAATAGAAGTTAAAGAAAGTTTTCTTTTACGCCTGCGTCGCCTCTTCGCGCAGTCGTTTGGCCGGGGCGAGAATCAACACAGCGCTAGCAAACACAAGGGCTGCGGCACCAAAAGCAATGGCGGAAAAGTTTGTTCCAATATCCAACAACTCTCCCACCAAAACGGGCGCAAGTGCCGTTGAAACGACGGCAAGAGACGATGTGAGGGAGCGAATCGTACCCAAATGACGCACGCCATAGGTCTCAGCCCACGCCGCTGAAATGAGGACCGAGCTCGAGCCCACGGTCAGCCCGCCCAACATCATGTACAGCGGAACCGACCACGTTTGATCCATGGTGGCGATGACCAACAGACACAGACCAATGGGTAAAACAAAAACAGGCAATATGCGCCCTGGTCCTTGGCGGTCGACCAGCCATCCGGTGATCAAGTTGGTGATCACGGTTGACGCTGCGAACACCGGGAAGCTTGCGGCCAACAGCTCCATGGTCCAGCCCTTGGCGTCTGCCAGGGCCAATTGGTGGAAGAAAATGCCTGTCATGACAAACGGTCCCATCAAGGCTGCGGGCACAATGGTGACAAAGCGCCAATCGGCAAGCAAAGCGCGCTGGGTCAACGGTGCGTCGTCATCGCCGCTTTCTTTGAGCTTCTTTTCCAGCTTTGCGTGGCGCACACCATGGCCTTTGAGCAGCCAAAGCACCAACGGTAGGTGCAGCACACCGACATAGAGCGCAAACACGCCCCAAGCTTCGCGCCAACTGAGACTGGCCAAGAGGATGACCAGAAGGGCGGGGAAGGTGGCTTCGGCGATGGGGTAGCCCAACCCGACCACACTGACCGCACGCCCCCTGGCCGCGTCGAAGTAGCGTGCCATGCTGACGACAGCCGTGTGACGCAAAAGACCTTGTCCAAACAATCTCAGCCCCACAAACGCAAGTCCCAAGACCAGTGGGCCCGTTGACAGGGCAAACACACCTGCCGAAACAGACAAGCCAGCTAAAACGACGGAAGTATATAGACGCAAGTCCACCTTATCGATTTGACGTCCCGCCCACAGGATAATGGCGGCGCTGACAAGTGTCGCAAGGCCATAGATGGCTGCGAAGTCGCCGTGGCTTAGGTTGAATTCGGCGCGAACATGATCCCCGAACAGGGCAATGAAAAACGTTTGGCCGAAGTTGCTCACTAACGTACAGGCCAATCCAAACGCCAAAAAACGACGGTTTTCGATTAAGAAAGTCAGGGAGTTCATGGACCGTGGGCTCAGTCGGCTTTGTGCGCGCAGTCGATGCACACAGGCGTGGCCGGGTCCATCTCCAGGCGTTTGGGCTGAATGTCTTCCCCGCACGACACGCAGTAGCCGTATTCGTCTTCGTCGAGGCGTTTCAGGGCGGCGTCAATACGCGCCAATTCCACCTCGCGGCGGCGCTCGGTTTCAACCTGCATGGCTTGGTTTTGAAGGGCGTCCATGCGCGACAGCCGCCCGACGCTGGTTTGATCCAAGACCACAACGTCGCGTTCTTCGGCGCTGATTTCAGCGTCGTGCAGCAGCGCTTTGCGCTCATCTTGCAAGCGTTTGCGCACGGTTTTGGGGTCGAGTTGGCTCATGTCGGCGGGTGCCCTAAAGGTAATGAACTCAAGAACTTCCATTCTAAGCCGAAATGTGTGGAGCGGGCAAATTACAAAATGCCTTGGGTTTCGGCGTTTTCGTCACCACATAAGGTATGATATGGAGGTAAAAGGGAACTCGAGGGGGGCACTG from Magnetovibrio sp. PR-2 encodes:
- a CDS encoding peptide chain release factor 3, coding for MNHLVNSIENRRTFAIIAHPDAGKTTLTEKLLLFGGAIQMAGAVKARGDARRARSDWMKVEQERGISVASSVMTFDYGEQTFNLLDTPGHEDFSEDTYRTLTAVDSAVMVIDGAKGVESQTKKLFEVCRLRDMPITTFVNKMDRESRETFDILDEIEQNLALDVTPATLPIGMGREFLGCYDLLNDQLILMERSKGETVGAGIKVEGLDDPKLDELLPDHAVTKLREDVEMARGLCPEFDHQAFLDGTMTPVFFGSAVNNFGVRELLEGLQKNAPSPRPQPSLSRMVEPDEKKVTGVVFKIQANMDPKHRDRIAFMRINSGHFKRGMKLKHMRSGKVINLHNPVLFLAQDREVAEEAVAGDIIGIPNHGNLRIGDTLSESEDIRYTGVPSFAPEHLQKARPEDPLKAKHLGKALQQIAEEGGASVFKPMIGSDWVVGVVGPLQFEVLADRIRTEFEVPVHFEPTELYTARWLSGDDADIKKFQDANRGAMGEDHDGDPVYMARNAWHLNKAVEDFPTVELLKTKEQSLG
- a CDS encoding NAD(P)-dependent oxidoreductase, encoding MTKIAFLGLGLMGRGMALNLIKAGYDVTVWNRSSDKLKPLVDAGAEPAETPGACASGADVIITIVGGDEASESVWLGEDGILSGALKPSAIAIESTTVSRNWMVALGETCVNAGLRFLDCPVTGGPPGANSGQLTMLVGGEADTLQTAEPVLNAYAKRIYHFGPVGAGTAYKLIVNTIGAIQAVAVAEGMEVAKRAGLDLDTVADALGNGSVASPMTSYIAPRMAQDDHDDVRFAARWRGKDAGYGAYMAQNLGCAAPMFQHAAECFRATISQGMGDANESAVMRVVQASQKD
- a CDS encoding alpha/beta hydrolase family protein — translated: MLKSTILVLCLLFAPTHAWALDSTIEKMEGRGTTQQETLIVTPDGDIHAAVILIPGGKGITTFKGRAPTAKVVKGANNALIRNRELYAKAGLLTAVFAPPPSHSKIMGDVRTTPEHAEDIAVLVKHLKAKTNGKPVWIVGTSMGSISAAHAAISIPDVDGIVLTASVSLPTKIGGTPVQDQDVGQITDPVLIVHHEKDGCYATPYEGAAKIQAAMSRATPVQLITMSGGEDRGNPCKASGYHGFSGLDRDVTAKIAAFIIAH
- a CDS encoding Crp/Fnr family transcriptional regulator; this translates as MTEALMKPNDLELLRVNDLLIGLDDAVFHEFAGRCAFRTMKKGDVLAERGSDHNEVFFVVRGEVRIVQDDQGVNVFYSKVPEGGWFGEIAAIDRSGRSADVFALADGVVAVADRALFLNLILEHRQIAVKILESFATVVRSSNQKLAEVSSFSGVQRVYLKLLDLVDDKPTKAGTWEISDMPNHERLCAMASTSKETVTRALSQLLQAEVTRRSPGKLEILDLARLKHMATEV
- a CDS encoding FG-GAP repeat domain-containing protein; amino-acid sequence: MRRLTAIVLSLGLSFQAAQAMERENRLPDGTVTEGQNDIRKAWLSQPTTRYGHGVLGDAIEAGALSVVTRKGQLLTLTLPQNAVFEDRHARLADIDGDGRDEIIVVKSTKSGGGALVIAGVREDRLKVLAQTPHIGRPNRWLNPIGMGDFDGDGENELAYVETPHIGGTLRIVKWQGDKLVQTAHASGFSNHAIGSNQLKLAGIVDFYKDGSPELVVPGPSRLVLRIVSFEGGVFQEIERAYLDAPIVEMRTDYAFFGALVAVQANGRTATLHLKSLKNSHR
- a CDS encoding BON domain-containing protein, yielding MRTLILSTALVASLSVAASAQAIEFNPLSYVKGAVEAVVEDRSTGDIAKDAEIKTKMTAAIIDGMGSDVLSVNIDAYEQVIMLTGIVETADLKAQATNIARNVEGVKKLYNEMLVIPKVEQDKGMVEGLVDDTVVETKINAQLLDAKGVNVTNFRWRSLHGNVFLFGRALSAAELTKAVGVVKDIEGVKHVTNRVMVKPKG
- a CDS encoding PhoH family protein is translated as MGKKSRRHQSSAASADVHALYPQDSKWDPLKGDGDRYGNGDEQRDQRYVKNVSPRSEGQKQLMEAIDQHNLVMALGPAGTGKTYLAIAKAVEAFEKGQVGRIVLTRPAVEAGESLGFLPGEMEDKIAPYLRPLFDSLTDRMGGRSLKTMMKNGEIEIAPVGFMRGRTLNNAFVVIDEAQNCTYTQIKMLLTRMGWHSTMVVTGDPDQSDLLPGISGLADISHKLEKLDTVGVVRLKDEDVVRHPLVAEMLGVI
- a CDS encoding MFS transporter; the encoded protein is MNSLTFLIENRRFLAFGLACTLVSNFGQTFFIALFGDHVRAEFNLSHGDFAAIYGLATLVSAAIILWAGRQIDKVDLRLYTSVVLAGLSVSAGVFALSTGPLVLGLAFVGLRLFGQGLLRHTAVVSMARYFDAARGRAVSVVGLGYPIAEATFPALLVILLASLSWREAWGVFALYVGVLHLPLVLWLLKGHGVRHAKLEKKLKESGDDDAPLTQRALLADWRFVTIVPAALMGPFVMTGIFFHQLALADAKGWTMELLAASFPVFAASTVITNLITGWLVDRQGPGRILPVFVLPIGLCLLVIATMDQTWSVPLYMMLGGLTVGSSSVLISAAWAETYGVRHLGTIRSLTSSLAVVSTALAPVLVGELLDIGTNFSAIAFGAAALVFASAVLILAPAKRLREEATQA
- a CDS encoding TraR/DksA family transcriptional regulator translates to MSQLDPKTVRKRLQDERKALLHDAEISAEERDVVVLDQTSVGRLSRMDALQNQAMQVETERRREVELARIDAALKRLDEDEYGYCVSCGEDIQPKRLEMDPATPVCIDCAHKAD